Proteins encoded within one genomic window of Theobroma cacao cultivar B97-61/B2 chromosome 7, Criollo_cocoa_genome_V2, whole genome shotgun sequence:
- the LOC18593601 gene encoding aspartic proteinase nepenthesin-1, producing MSATLHFLNAKLFLCLLVILFQHHFVFATSNPAGLSLRAVIDDSPQSPLYLIGSLSRAERIAKLIKITEARANYLDLVSRPNARVVPDYLHIPILRDVLFYVVVFTLGSQQHPVKLLMDTGGGLIWTQCQPCKNCFPQNLQIYDPRVSASYGTLPCDHPLCDGDHRLYDCVHGECVYDVRYAGGASTRGVASLESFQFFIDHSSRRTFSNVIFGCSDDNTGFSFKNCGISGIFGLNLSPDSMSSQFSPLIHNRFSYCFVPFLDAMPRPIILRFGEDIPQLPPEHLHTTLFTYTPPGSYYFYLELLDISVANHRLGFQPDTFRIRQDGLGGCFIDSGALVSQIDSNTFGVNAYEAVLAVFGAYYESRGLQRTNGRVGLELCYETPANYHDFAAITFHFNGADYTVDGQLGHFIDPVNGFFCVAITSGQMGTVLGAWHQQNKRIIYDRWMGGLQFADEQCINDVL from the coding sequence ATGTCTGCAACCCTTCATTTTCTTAATGCCAAATTGTTCCTTTGCCTCTTAGTAATACTATTCCAACACCATTTTGTATTTGCAACTTCAAATCCTGCTGGTCTAAGTCTAAGGGCTGTCATAGATGATTCCCCACAGTCTCCTCTATACCTTATTGGAAGCCTCAGTAGGGCTGAAAGAATCGCAAAACTGATCAAAATTACCGAGGCAAGAGCCAATTATTTGGATTTGGTGTCGCGTCCAAATGCAAGGGTGGTTCCTGATTATCTCCATATACCAATACTCCGAGATGTTTTGTTCTATGTTGTAGTGTTTACATTAGGGAGCCAACAACACCCTGTGAAGTTGTTGATGGACACTGGAGGAGGCCTAATCTGGACACAGTGTCAACCTTGCAAAAACTGTTTCCcccaaaatcttcaaatttatGATCCTAGAGTCTCCGCGAGCTACGGCACACTTCCTTGCGACCATCCCCTCTGCGATGGTGATCATAGGCTCTACGACTGTGTACATGGAGAATGTGTCTACGATGTTCGATATGCTGGTGGAGCCTCTACCAGGGGTGTTGCATCCTTGGAATCATTCCAATTCTTCATCGATCATTCTAGCAGACGAACTTTCAGCAATGTCATCTTTGGTTGCTCAGATGATAACACCGGCTTCTCGTTTAAGAATTGTGGTATTTCAGGGATCTTTGGATTGAACCTGTCTCCGGATTCAATGTCGAGCCAGTTTTCTCCTTTGATTCACAATCGATTCTCGTATTGTTTCGTCCCTTTTCTCGACGCAATGCCTCGTCCGATCATCTTAAGATTTGGAGAGGACATTCCTCAGCTGCCTCCCGAACACCTTCATACAACATTGTTCACGTACACACCACCAGGATCCTATTATTTCTATCTAGAATTGTTGGATATAAGCGTTGCAAACCATCGTCTAGGATTTCAACCTGACACGTTCAGGATCAGGCAGGATGGCTTAGGAGGTTGCTTCATAGACTCGGGAGCTCTAGTCTCTCAAATTGATTCCAACACTTTCGGGGTCAATGCTTATGAAGCAGTGCTAGCAGTCTTTGGAGCTTATTACGAATCGCGAGGACTTCAAAGAACAAACGGTCGGGTAGGATTGGAGCTGTGCTACGAAACTCCAGCAAATTACCATGATTTCGCAGCAATAACGTTTCATTTTAATGGAGCTGACTACACCGTAGATGGGCAACTGGGGCATTTCATCGACCCTGTGAATGGGTTTTTCTGCGTAGCAATTACAAGCGGACAGATGGGAACTGTGCTAGGAGCATGGCATCAACAGAATAAGCGAATCATTTATGATCGGTGGATGGGTGGTCTCCAATTTGCTGATGAGCAATGTATCAATGATGTTCTTTAA
- the LOC18593602 gene encoding cation/H(+) antiporter 4, whose amino-acid sequence MAFNNLSSPTTGMEGQVRVEEVCLKFPPKVSSPGLAALILSNEQKETFMDFAGPRLHFQMILIFVFTQVIHNMLKHLGLPMFISQILVGMILGPMVFKGHDSLVTMSEDSVQVLGTVASFGYIFFLFLSGVKMDLSMTYKAGRMAVCIGLLAVVVPLTFCLITVKALSTDGELFENNSLFLAVTNSGTSFPVIHCLLDELKILNSELGRLGLSAALVSDIASLVLMNLSQWVKVAQEKSATLVLKDFGLAITFVLVVVFVLRPGMKWMVRRTPEGGQIKDVFLYAVILGFMSSPRINEFFNIFLLFGPFILGLAVPDGPPLGSALVEKLDPVVSGLFLPLFASTCGMRIDLSYLKKSTEYAQNQAIAAVVAVIFKFGVSLALPLLCKMPLRDSLALAFIMITKGIVEMGSHSFLFDNMVISQDLFAFMSIIIILLASIVPILVKRLYDPSRKYIGYQKRSIMHSKLKEELRMIGCIHVPGNVNSIINILNASCPNRENPIALDVLHLVKLSGRATPLFIAHQKHRKTQSNKSYSENVVLAFNQFERDNWEAVSVNVFTAVSPPNLMYEDICNLALDKLTSFILLPFHRRWYIDGSIESEDQAIRSLNCSILERAPCSVGILVEGRRPLKRSNSRDKLSSESSSYSIAVIFLGGKDDREALALAKRISQDQRVSLTVIHLKGTNNLGAILADLDRMLDDEMLRGVKEGGYIRYVDKQVNDGPETSSFLRSIVDDHQLIIVGRRYNTEDPRTFGLEEWSEFQEIGIIGDLLSSADFGGNYSVLIVQQQQLRIA is encoded by the coding sequence ATGGCGTTTAATAATTTAAGCTCGCCCACCACCGGAATGGAAGGTCAAGTCAGAGTGGAGGAAGTCTGTCTTAAATTTCCTCCCAAAGTCAGCTCCCCAGGCTTGGCTGCATTGATCTTGAGCAACgaacaaaaagaaacattCATGGACTTTGCTGGGCCAAGACTTCATTTCCAGATGAttctcatttttgttttcactcAAGTTATTCATAATATGCTCAAACACCTGGGATTGCCAATGTTCATCTCCCAGATTCTTGTAGGAATGATACTCGGTCCTATGGTTTTCAAGGGTCACGATTCATTGGTTACAATGTCAGAGGATAGTGTTCAGGTTCTTGGTACGGTGGCATCCTTCGGCtatatattctttttgtttttaagtgGGGTGAAGATGGACCTGAGCATGACATACAAGGCTGGAAGGATGGCCGTATGCATTGGTTTACTAGCAGTGGTGGTGCCTCTGACATTTTGTTTGATAACGGTTAAGGCCCTTAGCACAGACGGCGAATTGTTTGAAAACAACAGTTTATTTCTTGCAGTAACAAATTCCGGAACTTCATTTCCGGTCATACATTGCCTTCTCGATGAGCTGAAAATCCTGAATTCAGAACTTGGCAGGCTAGGACTATCAGCAGCACTTGTCAGTGACATTGCGTCACTAGTTCTTATGAATCTCAGCCAATGGGTGAAGGTAGCGCAAGAAAAATCAGCAACGCTGGTTCTCAAGGATTTTGGACTGGCTATAACCTTTGTTTTAGTAGTGGTGTTTGTGTTGCGACCGGGGATGAAATGGATGGTGAGACGCACGCCTGAGGGTGGCCAGATAAAAGATGTATTCCTTTATGCCGTTATTTTGGGGTTCATGTCGTCTCCTAGGATAAACGAATTCTTTAAtatatttcttctctttggcCCATTTATTTTGGGATTGGCTGTCCCAGATGGACCCCCATTGGGATCTGCTCTGGTCGAAAAGTTGGACCCAGTTGTTTCAGGGTTGTTTTTGCCTTTGTTTGCATCAACATGCGGCATGAGGATTGATCTGTCTTACCTCAAAAAGAGTACGGAATATGCACAAAACCAAGCCATTGCAGCTGTTGTAGCagttattttcaaatttgggGTCTCTCTGGCGCTGCCATTATTATGCAAGATGCCCCTGAGGGATTCTTTGGCACTTGCTTTTATAATGATAACCAAAGGTATCGTTGAGATGGGTTCGCATAGCTTCTTATTTGACAACATGGTTATATCTCAAGATCTATTCGCTTTCATGTCTATTATCATCATTTTGTTAGCAAGCATTGTGCCAATACTTGTGAAAAGACTCTATGATCCTTCAAGGAAGTATATAGGTTACCAAAAACGGAGCATCATGCATTCCAAGCTCAAAGAGGAGTTGCGAATGATTGGTTGCATTCACGTACCGGGTAATGTCAATTCTATCATTAACATTTTGAATGCCTCCTGTCCAAACAGAGAAAACCCTATTGCTCTTGATGTCCTTCACCTTGTTAAGCTCAGTGGGCGTGCCACACCCCTTTTCATTGCGCATCAAAAGCACAGGAAAACCCAGTCTAACAAATCTTACTCTGAGAACGTTGTCCTAGCTTTTAATCAGTTTGAACGAGACAACTGGGAAGCTGTATCAGTGAATGTTTTCACTGCAGTCTCTCCACCAAATTTGATGTACGAGGATATATGCAATCTCGCCCTAGACAAGCTCACATCCTTTATACTACTTCCATTTCATCGCAGATGGTACATTGACGGGAGCATTGAATCAGAAGACCAAGCCATCAGAAGCTTGAATTGTAGCATCCTGGAAAGGGCACCTTGCTCAGTAGGGATCCTTGTTGAAGGCCGTCGCCCTCTAAAACGCTCCAATTCTAGAGACAAATTATCATCAGAGTCATCATCATACAGCATCGCTGTGATTTTCTTGGGGGGTAAAGATGATAGGGAGGCGCTAGCGTTAGCCAAACGCATTTCCCAAGATCAAAGGGTTAGCCTTACTGTAATTCATCTCAAAGGTACCAACAATTTAGGCGCCATCCTAGCTGATCTGGATAGAATGCTTGATGATGAGATGTTGAGGGGTGTTAAGGAAGGTGGATACATAAGATACGTCGATAAGCAGGTAAATGATGGGCCTGAAACCTCATCGTTTCTTCGATCTATTGTAGATGACCACCAGCTTATCATTGTTGGGAGACGATACAACACAGAAGATCCACGGACTTTTGGTCTTGAGGAATGGAGTGAATTTCAGGAGATTGGAATCATTGGAGACCTGCTTTCATCTGCAGATTTTGGTGGCAATTATTCTGTGTTGATTGTGCAACAACAACAACTAAGGATTGCATAA